TATCGCCACTGCGCTGGAGTCGCTCCGCGCCGCACTGGCGCGCGCCGAAGGCAATGCCGCCGCCCGCCATACGATCCGCCGCCCGCTCGCCGAGCTCCTCGCGACGATCCGCCCGGCCGCTGTCGATGCGCGGCTGGAAGCCGATCTGCTCGCCTGCCTGAACGACGACCAGCTCGATCCCCAGCCGCTCGCCCGCATCACCGCCGAACTGCTGCTGCTTAAGAATTCAGAAGCGAGCCCGCTGTGGACCGCCTTCCTCACTCGCTGCCTCAACACCCACCCCGCGATGGAAGCCCGTCTCATCGCGATGCGCGACGCGCTGCTCCGCTCGGGCGAAACCGAGACCCCGCTACTCCCCTCGCTCGCGGTCCAGGCCTTCGCCAACCAATATGCATGGCCCGAGCCTGAGACAGCGCCGCAGGGTCTGGCCGCGGCGCTGGCCGGCCCGCCGGCCGAGTTCCCCGAGGGCGAACTCTGGCAGCATCTCGCCCACGCCTATGACGATCTCGCCGTCGAAGACGCAATCAGCACCCCCAGCTTCGCCGAGTCAAAGGGCCTCTCCGCCGACGTCCAGCGTCAATATGAAGAACATCCCTATCCGCGCTGGCAGGCAGCCCCCGCCTCGCGCCGCACCGATTTCCGTCAGCTGCTCGAAACCCTGCCCGGCATCGACAGGGCCGCACTGCCCCAAGCCCCACTTACGGTTCTGATCGCCGGCTGCGGCACCGGTTACGAAGCGATCGACATCGCGCGGATGGATCCGAGCCTTTCGGTCACTGCGATTGACCTCAGTCGCCCCAGCCTGGCGTTCGCCCGGCGTCAGGCCGACGAGCTCGGCGCAGTCAACATCGCGTTCCACCACGGCGACATCCTCGCGCTCGACCGGCTCGGCGCCACCTTCGATGTCGCCAACAGCACCGGCGTCCTCCATCATATGGCAGATCCGGACGCCGGTCTCGCCAGCATCGCCCGCGTCCTCCGCCCCGGTGGCGTGCTGCGCCTCGCGCTCTATAGCCACCGCGCCCGCGCCCCTGTCCGCGCCGCCCATGCGCTGATCGCAGAACGCGGCTGGCAGCCGGACGCCGATGGCATCCGCGCCTTCCGCGCGTACATCCTGTCGTTGCCCGACGACCATCCTCTCGCCGTCCTACGCCAGAGCGACGACTTCTACAGTCTCAGCGGATGCCGGGACCTCGCCTTCCATGTCCATGAACGCCACTACCGCTTCCCCGAGGTCTCAGCGCTGGTCGTACGCGCCGGTCTTAGGCTCGTCGGATTTGACGCTTCGCCCGATGCGATCGCCCGTTTTCATCAGGCGCATGGTCCGAGTGCCAGTCCGCTCGACCTCGCCTTGTGGGAGGCAGTGGAAGCGGAGCACCCTTTCCTGTTCGCTGGGATGATCCAGTTCTGGTGCCAGAAGCCCGCCTAGGCGTCAGTCTTGGCGCGATACACGTCCTCGTCCAGCTCGCCTTCCCACCGCGCCACCGTCGTCGCCACCACGAGGTTGGCGCTCGCACTCGGCACAGTCCGGGTCATGTCGAGCAGCCGATCGAACGGCAGCACGAAGCCGACCACCAACGCCGTCTGCTCGGGCGCCACGCCCACCGCGGACAACACGGCCGCAAGCATGAACAGCGACGCCGACGGCACCGGCGCGGTTCCGAACGCGGCGAGCGCACCGGTCAGCAGCACCATGCCATAGACTTGCGGGCTAAGCGGCGTCCCGAACGCTTGCAACGCGAACATGCTGAGCAGCCCGACATACATCGCCGTGCCGTCCTTGCCGATGCTCGCCCCCAGCGGGAGCACCGTCGAGAACACCGGCCGCCCGACACCCAGATTCTTCTCCGCCACTCGCATCGCCACCGGCAGCGTCGCCGAGCTCGACGCCGTCGAGAACGCCACCACCAGCGCATCGACGATCCCGCGGAAGAACGGCACCACCGGCAGTTTCGCCAGCAGCCTGAGAATCAGGCTGTGCACCAAGACGATCTGGATCAGCGAGCCCAGCACGACCGCGAGCGCCAGCCAGCCGACATGGACGAACACCGCCGCGCCGTTCGCCGCCACCGCGTTGGCAATCAGCGCGAACACCCCGAACGGCGTCGCCTCCATCACGATCCCGACCACCTTGAGCAGCACCGCGGAGGTCGATTGCAGCAGCGCGGCGAACGGCTTGCCCGGTTCACCCGCCACTACCGTGCCGACTCCCACCAGGATCGCCACGAAGATCAACGCGAGCATGTCACCCTTGGCCAGCGCCTCGAAGATGTTGAGTGGTACGATCCCGATCAGCTGCTGGTAGGGCGTCACCGGCTCGCCCAGCGCATGCGGCGCCGCCGTGCCCAGCGCCGCGCCGACACCCGGCTGGACCAGCGTGGCAACCAGCATTCCCACCGAAACCGCGATCGCCGTGGTCAACGCGAACAGCCCGACCGTGCGCCCTCCCAAGCCGCCGAGCCGCTTGGGATCGGCCAGTGCAGTAATTCCCGCCGCGATCGTCACCAGCACGATCGGTGCGACCAGCATCCGGATCGCGCGAACAAACAGATCGCCCAGGAACTGGACGTACGGTGCGCCCTGCGGCCACGCCAACGCGAAAACCAATCCCAGCGCCAGCGCGCCGAGCACGCGCTTCCACAGCGCAATGCCGAACCAGGCGCTCAGCATCTCTCACTCCCTTCCCTGAAAGGGAGGGGCTGGGGGTGGGTGCGCGCGTCTGCGCGCTCAAAGAGAGTAGCTGCCAAGGGCAAAAGCGCCGCGCAGGGCATCGAGCCCCGCCCGACGCTGGCCCTACCCCTTGATCCCCTCCCTTCCAGGGAGGGGAGAAACGCGAGGACGGCCTTCACTTGCAGGTCCCTGCCGTCGGCGCATGCGCCAGCGCGCGACCCGCGGCATTGCCGGTCATCACGCCCTTGTCGAGCGCGACTACACCATTGACCACCACGCTGCGCACGCCCTGCGCCGTTAGCGTCGCCCGCTCGTACGTCGCCCGCGCGGCGTAGGTCTTCGGATCGAACACCACCACGTCCGCGAAAGCCCCGGCACGCAGATGCCCCCGCCCGTTCAGTCCGAACGTATCCGCCGTCAGCGACGAGCTCCGCTCGATGAACTGGCGCAGCGTGATGACCCGCTCGGCCCTGGTGTATTTGGCGTATTTGCGCGCGAAGCTGCCATAGACGCGCGGATGCCCGCCCGATGCGTCGGAACTGGTCATTACCCACGGCATCGCCATGAACTTGGCAATGTCGGCCTCGCTCTGGTTGAACGAGACCACACCTGGGTCGGCGATGCGGATCACGCTGATCGCCGCGGTCACCGGATCCTGCTTCAGCGCCTTGGCGACGTCCGCCAGCGTACGATTGGCGTAGTTCCCCTCGACGATCAGCAGCTTGTCCGCGCCACCGCGTTTCCGGAGATTCTCGGTGATGCCGGCGCGCAACTTCGTGACGAGCGCTGCATCATCGAAGCGCTTGAGCAACGCGGGCCGCCCGCCGTCCTGCGCCCAGAGCGGCATCAGTGACGCGACCAGGCTCGTCCCGCTCGCCGACCAGGGATATTGATCCGCGGTCACCTTCTGCCCCGCGCGCTGCGCCGCCTCGACCTTGGCGATTATAGCCGGGGCCTGGCCCTGCACATCGACGCCGAGCGCCTTGATATGGCTGATATGCGTGGGCAGCCCGCCGCCCTTGCCGATGGCGATCGCCTCGTCGATCGCCGCAGCGAGCCCGACGGTGTAGCTGGATTCATCGCGGATATGGCTGTCATAGACGCCGCCGCGCTTGCCCGCCTCACGCGCCAACGCCACGACTTCGTCGGTTTTGGCAAAGCTCTGCGGCGCGTAGAATAGCCCGGTAGAAAGCCCGAGCGCGCCGTGACACATTGCATCGGCCACGAGGGCCTGCATGTCTTCCATCTCTTCTGCGGTCGGGGCACGATCGGCCTCACCGACCACCTTCTCGCGCACCGCGCCGAAGCCGACATAGGCAGCGTAGTTGATCCCGACCGGGCGAGCGAAGGCGCTGCCCAGCACCTTCGCCACATCGGGACTGCCGCCGCCGTCATTGCCGATGAACGCCGTGGTCACGCCCTGCATCAGGAACGCGGGCACCAGCCGCTCCGCCGCATCGTCCGATGTCAGCTCCTTGCCCATATGGGTGTGCGGGTCGATGAAGCCCGGCGCGACGATCATGCCCTTGGCGTCGATCACCCGCGCCGCGGTCACATCGGCATGGCGGCTGACCGACACGATCTTGTCGCCGGTGATCGCAACATCGCCGACGAACGGTTCCGCCGAGCCGGTGTAGATCGTGCCGCCGCGGATCAGCAGGTCCACCTTTTGCGGGGCGGGCGATGCCGCTCCCAGCGACAAGGTCGCGATCCCGAGCAGCAGCGCGACCTTCATAGCGTTCCCCAAAACCCGGTTTGCGGCGGCCAGAGACAGCCCGCGTCGTCGCGCACCCCACCCGGGCGATCCTCCCTGAGCCAGATCGGACCGTCAAGATCGACGAAGTCGCTCATCCGGGCAATGTGCAGCGCGGGCGCTATCGACAGCGAAGAGCTTACCATGCACCCGGTCATCAGCCCCAGCCCCCGCGCCCGCGCCGCATGCGCCAGCGCCAGCGCCTCGGTGAGGCCGCCCGACTTGTCGAGCTTGACGTTCACCACCTGATAGCGCCGCGCGATCACGTCGAGATCCTCGGCAACATGCACCGATTCATCGGCGCAGATCGGCACTTCGGGCGTGAAATCCTCGAGCCATTCGTCGGCCTCGGCCGACACCGGCTGTTCTAGCAGATCGACCTTCAGGTCCACCAGCACGCGCTGCATCGCGCGCACCAGTTGCTGGTCCCAGCTCTCGTTGGGGTCGACGATCAGCTTCGCATTCGGCGCCGCGTTGCGCACCGCGCGAATCTGCGCGTCGGGGATTGTCGCATCGACCTTGACCTTGATCAGCGGCGCATTGGCGATCCTGCTCGCCGTGACCGCCATCGCCATCGGCGTGTCGATCCCCACGGTGAGCGCGCTGACCAGCCGCTCCGGCTCGGGCGCGCCGATCTTGTCGGCGACACTGCGCCCGCCCAGCCGCGCTTCGAGATCCCATAAGGCGCAATCGATCGCATTGCGCGCCGCGCCCGGCGGCAGCAGGCCGAGCAACTGCGCGCGGTCGGTGCCGCCCTGGACTGCGTCGCGCGCATCGTCGATCGCGGCGAGCGCGCTTTCGATGCTCTCGTCATATCGGGCATAGGGCACGCCTTCGCCACGCCCGACCACCCCGCCCTGCTCCAGCTCGACCGTGACCACTTCCGCCTGCGTCTTGACGCCGCGGGAGATCCGGAAGGGCTGGCTTAGCGGGAAGCTATCGTGCTGCGCGCGGAGGATGCGGGACATAGGAGTTCATCCAAAATCGCATCCACACCGAAGGCGATCGGATCGGTGCAAGGAAGACCATGGCGGTCCTCGGTACGCGCGCACAGCGCGCGCGCCTCGGCCGGGTCCATTGCCGAGGTGTTGAGGCAGATGCCGACGGCGCGGACATCGGGGCTGGTCAGCCGGGCGACCAGCAGATTCATCTCGATGCACTCGGCCAGGTCGGGCAGCGCACGGCCGGGAATGCCGCGCATATGGAGTCGGTTGGGATCGTGGCACATCACCAGCGCTTCGGCCTGCGCGCCGTGGAGCAGCCCGGTGGAAACGCCCGCAAAGCTCGGGTGGAACAGCGAGCCCTGGCCTTCGATCAGGTCCCAGCCATCATCGTCGCGCGCCGGGGCGAGCTGCTCGATCCCGCCCGAGATGAAGTCGGCGACCACTGCGTCGATCGGCACGCCGCCGCCTGCGATCAGGATGCCGGTCTGCCCGGTCGCGCGGAAATCGGCTGTCAGCCCGCGGGCCTGCATGCCCTGGACGAGCGCAAGCGTGGTATACATCTTGCCGACCGAGCAATCGGTGCCCACGGTCAGCAGCCGGTGTCCGGCGCGCTTGTAGCCGTTGCCGACCTTGAGCTCCGCGGGCGGATCGCGCACGTCGAACAGCTTGAGGCCCTTCGCCTCGGCCAGCGCCGCCAGCCGCGGCTCGTCGCGCAGTCTCTGGTGTAGTCCCGAGGCGACGTTCATCCCCGCTTCGAGCGCCGCCAGCGCATCATCGACCAGATCGCGGCCCAGCGTGCCGCCCGAATTGGCGATGCCGAGCACCAACGTCTTCGCGCCCGCCGCCGCGCCCTCGGCGATCGACATGCGCGGCATGCCCAGCGTCAGCGGGCAATCATCATAGCGGAATTCGCCCACGCAATCCTGGGGGCGAAAGGCGGCCAGCCCGCGCGAGGTCTTGATGCCGATCGCATCGTTGCTGTGCCCGAGATAGAGCAAATAGGGAGCAGGGATCATCACCGGCCATCCGTAATGTGCGCGTCCAAAAGTCTGCGCATAACGTCTGGAGCGCGCGGCATAGCCCCTTGTTATGGCTGGCTATGCCTAGCCTCACCGGTATGTGCTGAGTAGGGACCGAAAGTCCCGGAATGAGTGTATCGAGAGCTACTCAGGACGGCGGATGGGGACCGTCAGGCGACGTCGATCACACTGCGCAGCGTCTTGAGGAAATCCGTCGCCAGCGCGGTCAGCGGCCGGTTGTGCAGGTACATCGCATGCACCCCGAAGGTGATCGGCGGCTTGAGCGGCCGCATCGCCAGCCCCGGCGCCAGCGACGCCTGCGCGGTGAAGCTATCGACCACCGTCATCCCCACCCCCTGCTGCACCAGCGCCGCGGCGATGTAGAAGGTCCGCGCGAGGATAACGTCGTCGAGGACGATGCCCTGCCGCTGCACTTCCTGGGTGAAGAGCTGGCCCATCGGCCCGCTGGTTGCGAGACTGATGAAGCGATGCCCCTTCAGGCAAGTCATGTCGCAGCGCGGTGGCGCGTCGGGCATGTCCTGCTCGCGATAAAATACCACCAGCTCGCCCTCGCCAAGCGGCTTGTGGTCTATCGGTGCCGCGGGCGGGACTTCATAGGCGATGGCGATGTCGGTCTCGCGCTCGAACAGCTTGCGCAGCAGATCGTCGTGATGGACGGTCTGCAAGTCGAACTTCACATTGTCGTGCGTCTTTAGGAACTTCGCCACCGCGGTCGGCAGCGCCTGCAGCGCGAGGCTTGGCAGCGCCGAGACCCGCAGCATGCCGCCTGAGCCGCGCCGCAGGTTCTTGCCCGCCTCGCGCAGTGCATAGACCCGGTCCTGGATCTCGGAGACTTCGGTGAACAGCGTGTGTGCGTCCTCGGTCGGCACCAGCCGGCCGTTGGTCCGCTGGAACAGCTGGAAGCCGAGGAGTGATTCGGCATGGCGCAGCATCTTCGACACCGAGGGCTGCGACACATTGAGCGCCCGCGCGGCCCCGCTGACCGATCCGTTCACATAGACGGCGTGGAAGATCTCGATATGCCGCAGGTTCATGGGTTCGAAGACTATCGCCATTTGCGAAAAGGAAAAGCGCTCGTCACGTCCGGCGGCAAATCACCGATCCCGCGCAGGCGCAAGTCCGACCGATAACCGACCGTATGGCGGCCCCCGCAGACTTCTGCACAAACTATTAAGCATACCCCCCGCACATTACCGCAATCCCGCCGCAAAGCTGCGTAGGATAGGCAGGATATAGTACATCGCTTTGGCCGGGGGGTCGGGGTTTCGTGAACTCGCTTTTGCTCTCGTTCGTCGCGCTGCTCGAAGCAGCTGCGCCCGTCCCTGCGCCATTGGTGGTGCCGCCGATCGCCGTGTCGGTGCAGCGGCCGCGTGTCGCGATCATCGACAGCGGCGTGGCGAAGACCGCCGAGCTCGCATCGCTGGTCTCCGCCGAATATGATATGGCGTCGGACCCGGTCCGCGCCGAATTCCAGCCGCGCTACGATCACGGCACGATGGTCGCCACGATCCTTGCCCGCGCCGCGCACGGCCAGGTCGACATCATCTCACTGCGCATCGACGATCCCGCCGGCTGCCCCGCCGGCGCCAACCCGCCGTGCCAGCCCTCGGCCGCTCCGGTCGCCAGCGCGATCCGCCGCGCCACCGAACTGGGCGTCGACGCGATCAACATCTCGCTCGCGCTCGACAAGGATCCCTCGATCACCGCCGCGATCGCCGAAGCCGCCGCCAAGGGCATCCGCGTCGTCCTCGCCGCCGGCAACAATGGCTACGACCATCCCGGCAACCTCGGTCCCGCGCGCGCCGCCTATCCCAATGCCGTACTGGTCGGCGCGATCGACGCCGAGGGCCAGCCGTGGAGCGGCACCAACCGCCCCGATGCCAAGCCCGAAGGCTATAACTATGCCTGGGCACTCGGCGTGAAGGTCCCCACCGCCGCGATCGACGGCCGCCCGGTCACCGGAACCGGCACCTCGTTCGCCGCCCCGCTGGAAACCGCCCGCTTCCTCTCCAGCCGGACTACGGCCTCGAAGTAACGCCGGCCATCGAAGGCGACGGTTGCGGAGGTCGCCTGCGACAGGCAAGCTCGCTACGATGAAGCACCTCCTCCTCCTCCCGATGCTGGCGCTGCTCGGCGCCGCGCCGGCCCCCGAAGCGCAGTGGCAGCGCATCTTCGACGGCAAGACGCTCGCCGGCTGGACACCCAAGATCACCGGCCGCGCCATCGGGGAGGACCCGCGGCACATGTTCGTCGTGCAGGACGGCGCGATCCGCGTCTCGCACGCCAACTACGCGAAGTTCGAGGGCGAATTCGGCCACCTCTTCTGGAAGACGCCGCTCAAGGCTTATCGCATCCGCTTCGACTATCGGCTGTTCGGCGATCCCTTGCCGGGCATCAAGACCTGGCAGACCAGCAATTCGGGGCTGATGTTCCATGCGCAGGCGCCCGCGACGATGCGCCGCGATCAGGATTTCCCGGTGAGCCTCGAATTCCAGCTGCTGGGCATTCCGCGACCAACGGAGGAACCAAGCGGCAATCTCTGCACGCCCGGCACCAGCGTAGTGATCGACGGCAAGCGCGACCCGCGCCACTGTATCCTCTCCACCTCGCCACTGCTGCCGGTCGGCCAGTGGACCCAGGCAGGGCTGGAAGTGCTGCCCGATGGCCAAATCACCCATTTCATCAACGGCAAGCCGGTACTGCACTATGCCGCGGCCCAGCTCGACCCCGAGGACAAGGATGCCCAGCCACTGATCGCCGCGGCCGGCGGCAAGCTGCAACTGCACGGGGGCTATATAGCGCTGCAGAGCGAGGGCCATCCGATCGAGTTCCGCAACATCGAGCTGCAGCGGCTCGATTGAGCGCGAACGACGATATCGAACCCCTCACGTTAGTCTGAACAGCACACCCTGCCCAATTCCGGCGGTCGATCCGACGCACGCGAGCCGCGGAAACAGCGTCCCAATTCAATGATATAGGATAGGATAATCCTTTAACGCTCCCGCGTTACACTCTCCTCCGAAAGGATGTGGCGTGCGCGACTATCAGGAAGAGGCTCGGCTCGACGCCTTGTACCAGCTCAAGCTGCTCGATACTTCGCCGAGCGAAAGCTTCGACCGGATCACGCGGATGGCCAGCCAGATTTTCGGGCTGCCCATCGCCGCGGTGTCGCTGACCGATCGCGATCGGCAATGGTTCAAGTCCAGGATCGGCGTCGAGCATTGGAGCATCCCGAGAGACAGGGCGCCGTGTTCGGAGGTCGCGGAGACCACCGGCCTGTTGGTCATCGAAGATTTCCAGACCGACCCCTACTACGCCGATAGCGCGCTGGGCCGCGCGGGAACGCGGTTCTACGCTGGCGCCCCCCTGATCACCCGTGATGGCTATGGGCTCGGCGCGCTCTGCGTTCTCGGCACGGAGCCGCGACAGGCGACCGAGTCGGAGCGCGCGGCGCTCGTCGACCTTGCCGCGATGGTCATGTCGCAGATCGAATTGCAGCATGCCTTCGGACGGATCGATCCGGTAAGCGGGCTGCCGACGCGAAACCAGTTCCGCGACGACCTCATCGATCTTGCGCGGGACCATCCTGGCCAGCGGCGCTTTGCGGTCGTCATCGATCTCGCACGCGATGATCAGGTCAGCAGGATCACGCGGGTGCTGGGCGGCGCGCGCGTCGATGACCTGATCCGTGAAGCATCGCTGGCGGTGCGGACTGCGTTGGGTGCGGCCCGCACAGTCTATCATGTCGGCGCGGTGCAATTCGCATTCCTGTCCCCGCCCGACGTCGATGAAACGGCCTATATGGCGCTTCTGGAATCCTCCTTCGCGCATGTCCGCGCGTCGTCATCGGTGCGCTTCGTCACGAGCGTCGCAATCGGCGTCCGGCCATTCACCGTCGGCGAAGAGCCCGGAGAAGATGTCCTGCGTGGTGCGGCCAGTGCGGCCCAGGATGCACGAAAGGCCGACGGCTCCATCGCGCTGTTTTCCGCTTCGAACGACGCGGCGCATCGGCGCCAATATCGCCTGTTGCGCGATTTCGGCGCGGCGCTGGAGGCGGACGACCAACTGCAGCTCCATTACCAACCGCGCATCGACCTTTCGAGCGGGGCCTGCGTCGGCGCGGAGGCATTGCTGCGGTGGCGGCACCCCGCCCTTGGAGAGATATCGCCGGCCGAGTTCATTCCGATCATAGAGCAGACCTCCCTCGCCCGGCTGACCACGCAATGGGTACTGGACGCCGCGCTGGATCAGTTGGTCTGCTGGCGTGCGGCCGGGATTCTTATCGGACTTTCGGTCAACATCTCGGCTGCCAATTTGGCGGAAACCGATCTCATCCAGCGCCTCCAGCTAGGGTTGCTCAAGCGCAGTCTTCGCCCCGATCAGCTGGAAATCGAGTTGACCGAGAGCGCAGTCATGGAACAGCCCGAACGCGCACTGGCGATGCTGCACGAACTGGCGACGGCAGGAATAGGCCTGGCGATCGACGATTTCGGGACCGGGCACAGCAGCCTCGCCTATTTGCAGCGTCTTCCGGCCCAGGTCGTCAAGATCGACCAGGCTTTCGTTCGCGGCCTGGCGGACGCGGATGGACCGGATTTCGTGCTCGTCGAGACGATGATCGGGCTGGCGCACAAGCTCGGCTATCGGGTTGTGGCCGAGGGCGTCGAGACGGCGGAAGTCGCCACATTGCTGTCGCAGATCGGCTGCGAAGAAGCGCAAGGGTTTCTGTTCGCGCGCGCCATGGACGCGGAGCAATTTGCGCACTGGATCGCGGACAATCGATATGGCGAGGCCGCGCTGGCGCACATGGCCTGATCGCGCCTTGCCCGGCACCCACCTTTTCTAGCCGGGCGCCTCCCGCCGTGCGCTGGCGTGCTCAGACGTAATGTGGCTCGCCGCGCTCGCGAAGCGCCTCGTAATGAACGAGCGCGGGCGCGTCGCCGAGAGGCACCGGCTTGCCGCCGCGGAACGCCCATTCGCCGCGGTCGCAATCCTCGGCTGCGACATAGCCGTTGATGTAGAGCCGGCGCTGGTGGGTGGCGCGGTTGGTGCCCGATCCGTGGACCAGATACGGGTTCCAGAGCGCTAGATCGCCCGGCGCGAGATCGAGATCGACGATGTCGGCAGCAGAAAGCCCCGCCCCCGCCAGCACGTCGTCCGCCATCGCAGTGCCCAGCACTTCCGTCGAGATGTCCAGGTCGAG
This genomic stretch from Sphingomonas sp. LM7 harbors:
- a CDS encoding bifunctional 2-polyprenyl-6-hydroxyphenol methylase/3-demethylubiquinol 3-O-methyltransferase UbiG, producing MRAAPEPFLLAQQLARNGRLAEARATFARTLAEHPDFLPGYLALSRLAAHQGDIATALESLRAALARAEGNAAARHTIRRPLAELLATIRPAAVDARLEADLLACLNDDQLDPQPLARITAELLLLKNSEASPLWTAFLTRCLNTHPAMEARLIAMRDALLRSGETETPLLPSLAVQAFANQYAWPEPETAPQGLAAALAGPPAEFPEGELWQHLAHAYDDLAVEDAISTPSFAESKGLSADVQRQYEEHPYPRWQAAPASRRTDFRQLLETLPGIDRAALPQAPLTVLIAGCGTGYEAIDIARMDPSLSVTAIDLSRPSLAFARRQADELGAVNIAFHHGDILALDRLGATFDVANSTGVLHHMADPDAGLASIARVLRPGGVLRLALYSHRARAPVRAAHALIAERGWQPDADGIRAFRAYILSLPDDHPLAVLRQSDDFYSLSGCRDLAFHVHERHYRFPEVSALVVRAGLRLVGFDASPDAIARFHQAHGPSASPLDLALWEAVEAEHPFLFAGMIQFWCQKPA
- a CDS encoding dicarboxylate/amino acid:cation symporter; the encoded protein is MLSAWFGIALWKRVLGALALGLVFALAWPQGAPYVQFLGDLFVRAIRMLVAPIVLVTIAAGITALADPKRLGGLGGRTVGLFALTTAIAVSVGMLVATLVQPGVGAALGTAAPHALGEPVTPYQQLIGIVPLNIFEALAKGDMLALIFVAILVGVGTVVAGEPGKPFAALLQSTSAVLLKVVGIVMEATPFGVFALIANAVAANGAAVFVHVGWLALAVVLGSLIQIVLVHSLILRLLAKLPVVPFFRGIVDALVVAFSTASSSATLPVAMRVAEKNLGVGRPVFSTVLPLGASIGKDGTAMYVGLLSMFALQAFGTPLSPQVYGMVLLTGALAAFGTAPVPSASLFMLAAVLSAVGVAPEQTALVVGFVLPFDRLLDMTRTVPSASANLVVATTVARWEGELDEDVYRAKTDA
- a CDS encoding amidohydrolase family protein, translating into MKVALLLGIATLSLGAASPAPQKVDLLIRGGTIYTGSAEPFVGDVAITGDKIVSVSRHADVTAARVIDAKGMIVAPGFIDPHTHMGKELTSDDAAERLVPAFLMQGVTTAFIGNDGGGSPDVAKVLGSAFARPVGINYAAYVGFGAVREKVVGEADRAPTAEEMEDMQALVADAMCHGALGLSTGLFYAPQSFAKTDEVVALAREAGKRGGVYDSHIRDESSYTVGLAAAIDEAIAIGKGGGLPTHISHIKALGVDVQGQAPAIIAKVEAAQRAGQKVTADQYPWSASGTSLVASLMPLWAQDGGRPALLKRFDDAALVTKLRAGITENLRKRGGADKLLIVEGNYANRTLADVAKALKQDPVTAAISVIRIADPGVVSFNQSEADIAKFMAMPWVMTSSDASGGHPRVYGSFARKYAKYTRAERVITLRQFIERSSSLTADTFGLNGRGHLRAGAFADVVVFDPKTYAARATYERATLTAQGVRSVVVNGVVALDKGVMTGNAAGRALAHAPTAGTCK
- the dgcA gene encoding N-acetyl-D-Glu racemase DgcA, translated to MSRILRAQHDSFPLSQPFRISRGVKTQAEVVTVELEQGGVVGRGEGVPYARYDESIESALAAIDDARDAVQGGTDRAQLLGLLPPGAARNAIDCALWDLEARLGGRSVADKIGAPEPERLVSALTVGIDTPMAMAVTASRIANAPLIKVKVDATIPDAQIRAVRNAAPNAKLIVDPNESWDQQLVRAMQRVLVDLKVDLLEQPVSAEADEWLEDFTPEVPICADESVHVAEDLDVIARRYQVVNVKLDKSGGLTEALALAHAARARGLGLMTGCMVSSSLSIAPALHIARMSDFVDLDGPIWLREDRPGGVRDDAGCLWPPQTGFWGTL
- the dgcN gene encoding N-acetyltransferase DgcN; this translates as MIPAPYLLYLGHSNDAIGIKTSRGLAAFRPQDCVGEFRYDDCPLTLGMPRMSIAEGAAAGAKTLVLGIANSGGTLGRDLVDDALAALEAGMNVASGLHQRLRDEPRLAALAEAKGLKLFDVRDPPAELKVGNGYKRAGHRLLTVGTDCSVGKMYTTLALVQGMQARGLTADFRATGQTGILIAGGGVPIDAVVADFISGGIEQLAPARDDDGWDLIEGQGSLFHPSFAGVSTGLLHGAQAEALVMCHDPNRLHMRGIPGRALPDLAECIEMNLLVARLTSPDVRAVGICLNTSAMDPAEARALCARTEDRHGLPCTDPIAFGVDAILDELLCPASSARSTIASR
- a CDS encoding LysR family transcriptional regulator, translating into MNLRHIEIFHAVYVNGSVSGAARALNVSQPSVSKMLRHAESLLGFQLFQRTNGRLVPTEDAHTLFTEVSEIQDRVYALREAGKNLRRGSGGMLRVSALPSLALQALPTAVAKFLKTHDNVKFDLQTVHHDDLLRKLFERETDIAIAYEVPPAAPIDHKPLGEGELVVFYREQDMPDAPPRCDMTCLKGHRFISLATSGPMGQLFTQEVQRQGIVLDDVILARTFYIAAALVQQGVGMTVVDSFTAQASLAPGLAMRPLKPPITFGVHAMYLHNRPLTALATDFLKTLRSVIDVA
- a CDS encoding S8/S53 family peptidase gives rise to the protein MNSLLLSFVALLEAAAPVPAPLVVPPIAVSVQRPRVAIIDSGVAKTAELASLVSAEYDMASDPVRAEFQPRYDHGTMVATILARAAHGQVDIISLRIDDPAGCPAGANPPCQPSAAPVASAIRRATELGVDAINISLALDKDPSITAAIAEAAAKGIRVVLAAGNNGYDHPGNLGPARAAYPNAVLVGAIDAEGQPWSGTNRPDAKPEGYNYAWALGVKVPTAAIDGRPVTGTGTSFAAPLETARFLSSRTTASK
- a CDS encoding DUF1080 domain-containing protein — translated: MKHLLLLPMLALLGAAPAPEAQWQRIFDGKTLAGWTPKITGRAIGEDPRHMFVVQDGAIRVSHANYAKFEGEFGHLFWKTPLKAYRIRFDYRLFGDPLPGIKTWQTSNSGLMFHAQAPATMRRDQDFPVSLEFQLLGIPRPTEEPSGNLCTPGTSVVIDGKRDPRHCILSTSPLLPVGQWTQAGLEVLPDGQITHFINGKPVLHYAAAQLDPEDKDAQPLIAAAGGKLQLHGGYIALQSEGHPIEFRNIELQRLD
- a CDS encoding bifunctional diguanylate cyclase/phosphodiesterase — protein: MRDYQEEARLDALYQLKLLDTSPSESFDRITRMASQIFGLPIAAVSLTDRDRQWFKSRIGVEHWSIPRDRAPCSEVAETTGLLVIEDFQTDPYYADSALGRAGTRFYAGAPLITRDGYGLGALCVLGTEPRQATESERAALVDLAAMVMSQIELQHAFGRIDPVSGLPTRNQFRDDLIDLARDHPGQRRFAVVIDLARDDQVSRITRVLGGARVDDLIREASLAVRTALGAARTVYHVGAVQFAFLSPPDVDETAYMALLESSFAHVRASSSVRFVTSVAIGVRPFTVGEEPGEDVLRGAASAAQDARKADGSIALFSASNDAAHRRQYRLLRDFGAALEADDQLQLHYQPRIDLSSGACVGAEALLRWRHPALGEISPAEFIPIIEQTSLARLTTQWVLDAALDQLVCWRAAGILIGLSVNISAANLAETDLIQRLQLGLLKRSLRPDQLEIELTESAVMEQPERALAMLHELATAGIGLAIDDFGTGHSSLAYLQRLPAQVVKIDQAFVRGLADADGPDFVLVETMIGLAHKLGYRVVAEGVETAEVATLLSQIGCEEAQGFLFARAMDAEQFAHWIADNRYGEAALAHMA